One genomic region from Actinocatenispora thailandica encodes:
- a CDS encoding alpha/beta fold hydrolase: protein MATFVLIAGACHGGWWYTPLARRLREYGHQVFAPTLTGLGERAHLLAGGVNLDTHVEDVLAVLSAEQLRETILVGHGYGGMVVGGVADRAPECVDALVYLDAFVPDDGDSCWRLTNDEQRAWYLDAGDTGYAVPPLPFFDRRATPHPLASLLQRIRLTRDLSAFRRRDYAYARRWPTSSPFEPTWRRLRTDPDWTVHELDSEHDLLRDAPDQVLKILLDAAA, encoded by the coding sequence ATGGCGACGTTCGTCCTGATCGCCGGTGCCTGCCACGGCGGCTGGTGGTACACCCCGCTGGCCCGCCGGCTGCGCGAGTACGGTCATCAGGTGTTCGCGCCGACCCTGACCGGGTTGGGGGAGCGGGCGCACCTGCTGGCCGGCGGCGTCAACCTCGACACCCACGTCGAGGACGTGCTGGCGGTGCTGTCGGCCGAGCAGTTGCGCGAGACGATCCTCGTCGGGCACGGCTACGGCGGCATGGTCGTCGGCGGCGTCGCGGACCGGGCGCCGGAGTGCGTGGACGCGCTGGTCTACCTGGACGCGTTCGTCCCCGACGACGGCGACTCGTGCTGGCGGCTGACCAACGACGAGCAGCGCGCCTGGTACCTCGACGCCGGCGACACCGGCTACGCGGTCCCGCCGTTGCCGTTCTTCGACCGGCGGGCCACCCCGCACCCGCTCGCCTCGCTGCTGCAACGCATCCGGCTCACCCGCGACCTGTCCGCGTTTCGCCGTCGCGACTACGCGTACGCGCGACGCTGGCCCACCTCGTCGCCGTTCGAGCCGACCTGGCGGCGGCTGCGTACCGATCCGGACTGGACGGTGCACGAGCTGGACAGCGAACACGACCTGCTGCGCGACGCGCCGGACCAGGTACTCAAGATCCTGCTGGACGCCGCCGCCTGA
- a CDS encoding sigma-70 family RNA polymerase sigma factor — MPYQNDRSFRQADAQLRAMLSRPAGDPGRVAARSAAILGYLPVADRIARRYAGRGERLDDLTQVARLGLIKAVDGFDPALGPFLGYAVPTVSGELKRYFRDQCRDVRVPRRLQELRRSAVTLAERLAQRTGREPGTAALAAELGVPVRELSGALAAASAYAPVSLSAPRRGDGVELAELLGGPDERVELVPDRVSLRPALRRLPERERRVLAMRFVEQRTQAEIGAAIGLSQMHVSRLLARTLVGLRDWINGDASRVEVCRARIHPPGPAPRTPSRAAAGRSTAATNRRPEPARRSPSRAA; from the coding sequence GTGCCGTACCAGAACGACCGGTCGTTCCGGCAGGCCGACGCGCAGCTGCGGGCGATGCTGTCGCGGCCGGCGGGTGACCCGGGACGGGTCGCGGCCCGCTCCGCGGCGATCCTCGGCTACCTGCCCGTCGCCGACCGGATCGCCCGGCGCTACGCCGGCCGCGGCGAGCGGCTCGACGACCTGACCCAGGTGGCCCGGCTCGGACTGATCAAGGCGGTGGACGGGTTCGACCCGGCGCTCGGGCCGTTCCTCGGCTACGCGGTGCCCACCGTCTCCGGCGAGCTCAAGCGGTACTTCCGGGACCAGTGCCGGGACGTGCGGGTGCCACGCCGGTTGCAGGAGCTGCGGCGCTCGGCGGTCACGCTCGCCGAGCGGCTGGCGCAACGTACCGGCCGGGAGCCGGGCACCGCCGCGCTGGCCGCCGAGCTGGGCGTACCGGTCCGGGAGCTGTCCGGCGCGCTGGCCGCGGCGAGCGCGTACGCCCCGGTGTCGTTGAGCGCACCCCGCCGGGGCGACGGTGTCGAGCTCGCCGAACTGCTCGGCGGCCCGGACGAACGCGTCGAGCTGGTACCCGACCGGGTGTCGCTGCGGCCGGCGCTGCGGCGCCTGCCGGAACGGGAACGCCGGGTGCTTGCGATGCGGTTCGTCGAGCAGCGCACCCAGGCCGAGATCGGCGCCGCGATCGGGCTGTCCCAGATGCACGTCTCCCGGCTGCTCGCGCGGACCCTGGTCGGCCTGCGCGACTGGATCAACGGCGATGCCTCGCGGGTCGAGGTGTGCCGGGCCCGGATCCACCCGCCCGGGCCGGCGCCGAGAACGCCGTCGCGGGCGGCGGCGGGGCGGTCGACGGCCGCGACGAACCGCCGGCCGGAACCGGCGCGGAGGTCGCCGTCGCGGGCGGCATGA